In the genome of Tetrapisispora phaffii CBS 4417 chromosome 14, complete genome, one region contains:
- the FUN19 gene encoding Fun19p (similar to Saccharomyces cerevisiae FUN19 (YAL034C) and YOR338W; ancestral locus Anc_7.55): MVYQSPRAETSQLSSILSEDNDQGLKLLQQLHHKCQNATSSVIGPNLMQDNSNTQEFEEKLIPSPPMSPVSLPLVVSKTQLKAAIQPGKKNFGIVVGPVWKEFQSHRTYNKISMLFLRQYKSFSQKKTNTSSYNSYSYSYKRQQTIRRQTSILGSAPDSDSNGYRTRGNSRKTYSRSGSDDIESSTLSVRKEFTEAKIRKSSPSRSGRKLTGKVSASSMHSPLSSLKALKNNTQYIPNVTWKKLEDYSPPLSSLPDNDYCLRIEWKGSSMNLDSDPLRDYLHPAEIVLAQILRLPCDLYLDSKRRLFLEKVYRAKEGLSFRRTDAQKACKIDVNKASRLYAAFEKIGWLDDSYFEEYI, translated from the coding sequence ATGGTATACCAGTCTCCAAGAGCAGAGACATCCCAATTATCTTCAATACTGTCGGAAGACAATGACCAAGGCTTGAAGCTGCTACAACAATTACATCATAAATGTCAAAATGCCACTTCTTCAGTAATTGGCCCGAATCTAATGCAAGATAACAGCAATACACAAGAATTCGAGGAGAAATTAATTCCATCCCCACCAATGTCCCCGGTAAGTTTGCCATTAGTGGTCTCAAAAACTCAGCTAAAAGCTGCTATTCAACCGGGCAAAAAGAACTTTGGCATAGTAGTAGGGCCAGTTTGGAAAGAATTTCAATCCCACAGAACTTACAATAAGATATCAATGCTTTTTTTAAGGCAATACAAATCATTTTCACAGAAGAAAACCAATACTTCATCATATAATTCATATTCATATTCATACAAAAGGCAGCAAACAATTAGAAGACAAACCAGCATTTTGGGCTCGGCTCCAGATTCAGACAGCAATGGATATAGAACAAGAGGAAATTCAAGAAAGACATACAGCAGATCAGGCTCTGATGATATCGAGAGTTCTACTTTATCTGTCAGAAAAGAATTTACGGAAGCTAAAATTAGAAAGTCAAGTCCATCACGTAGTGGGAGAAAGCTAACTGGAAAAGTTTCTGCATCATCTATGCATTCTCCACTATCCTCGTTAAAGGCactaaaaaataatactcAATATATTCCAAACGTTACATGGAAAAAGCTCGAGGACTATTCTCCTCCTCTATCTTCTCTACCAGACAACGACTATTGTCTAAGGATCGAATGGAAAGGTTCCTCAATGAATCTTGATTCTGATCCTCTAAGGGACTATCTGCATCCAGCAGAAATAGTTTTAGCACAAATTCTTCGTCTTCCATGTGATTTATATCTTGATTCCAAGAGACGTTTATTCCTCGAAAAAGTGTATCGAGCCAAGGAAGGCCTATCGTTCAGAAGAACTGATGCCCAAAAAGCCTGCAAAATCGATGTTAACAAAGCCTCAAGATTATATGCTgcatttgaaaaaattggcTGGTTAGATGATTCTTATTTCgaagaatatatttaa
- the POP5 gene encoding RNA-binding protein POP5 (similar to Saccharomyces cerevisiae POP5 (YAL033W); ancestral locus Anc_7.59): MVRLKSRYILFEILYPNMDESEHFEDNFSMKNILLRHNKVTPEEITNRVIIQDIRRSLQLNFGDYGSGKASSLLQLKYFSNMTSTGILRCHREDIDLILSALMLIKKLDNRIPIIFNPVKISGTMKKIEQFAIRRSHKLMTLMQKDTSVSMNIFKDVTVDDNND, encoded by the coding sequence ATGGTTCGTTTAAAGAGTAGatacattttatttgagATCCTATATCCAAACATGGATGAGTCTGAAcattttgaagataattttagcatgaaaaatattttgttaagACATAATAAGGTAACACCAGAAGAAATCACGAATAGAGTTATCATTCAAGACATAAGGCGTTCGttacaattaaattttgGCGATTATGGATCAGGTAAAGCCTCTTCCTTGTTACagttgaaatatttttcaaacatGACTTCAACAGGGATTTTGAGATGTCATAGAGAAGAcattgatttaattttatctgCTTTGATgttaataaagaaacttGATAATAGAATTcctattatttttaatccAGTGAAAATTAGCGGAACTATGAAGAAAATCGAGCAGTTCGCAATCAGAAGAAGTCACAAGTTAATGACGTTAATGCAAAAAGATACAAGTGTAAGcatgaatatttttaaagatgtCACTGTAGATGACAATAACGATTGA
- the PRP45 gene encoding mRNA splicing protein PRP45 (similar to Saccharomyces cerevisiae PRP45 (YAL032C); ancestral locus Anc_7.60): MLLLSSLLPEPVNGARNKNVTTTKDKNSLNSRNARIVKELTEKKDVDKTDKSLIDDLFDINIRKGTTFSDFVPLRQNDFSVRAPMPTQQEINETFLRTKGVFEKILSGKTQNKSSTPLSSQQANRQSYEINYKSTAGDKNGKDRIVKIVQHAADPLQPNTIKAKKVVAPATEDNQTPIFHKTDAGNTEKKVLTKEERDQWNIPAAISSWKNPNGYTIALDKRLRLDARYNKDNTAPYEVNEKLTALSTALEDADRIARDELKQKAELKRKEAEKEIKSKEEKLKLLSAKAREHANLTRNSRYEGSSNDSKELEAERARTLIRKAKTQDIEKDIRTSKMSTSEKLRKLAYSQKRDISEKVILEAAKATKVEQVSYDSRLFSKGANAHSKRSEDQVYDNPLFAEQDIGSLYRPNLNELDKQIQDEDMLNRIKSTKTFDAASTNSGPIEFTEAENAGNKSKTKDNFGIQEKRKE, encoded by the coding sequence ATGCTACTATTATCTTCTTTGCTACCGGAGCCTGTAAATGGTGCTAggaataaaaatgttacCACAACAAAGGATAAGAATTCGCTGAATTCAAGGAATGCAAGGATTGTTAAGGAATTGACAGAGAAGAAAGACGTTGACAAAACTGATAAAAGCTTGATCGATGACttatttgatataaatattagGAAAGGTACGACCTTCAGCGATTTTGTGCCTTTAAGGCAGAATGATTTTAGCGTGAGGGCACCAATGCCAACTCAACAGGAGATTAATGAGACTTTTCTCCGTACCAAAGGTGTTTTTGAAAAGATTTTGTCTGGCAAAACCCaaaataaatcatctaCTCCATTAAGCTCTCAACAGGCTAATCGACAATCATACGAAATAAACTATAAATCAACAGCGGGAGATAAAAATGGAAAGGATAGAATTGTGAAGATAGTTCAACATGCTGCCGATCCATTACAGCCAAATACAATTAAGGCTAAGAAAGTTGTTGCTCCAGCAACAGAAGATAATCAAACTCCTATTTTTCACAAAACTGATGCTGGAAATACTGAAAAGAAAGTTCTTACTAAAGAGGAAAGAGATCAATGGAATATACCTGCAGCTATTTCTAGTTGGAAAAATCCAAATGGTTATACCATAGCATTAGATAAGAGGTTAAGGCTTGATGCAAGATATAATAAGGATAATACAGCACCTTATGAAGTCAATGAAAAGTTAACTGCACTTTCTACTGCATTAGAGGATGCCGACCGTATTGCGAGAGATGAATTAAAACAGAAAGCTGAATTAAAGAGAAAAGAAGCCGAAAAGGAAATCAAGAGTAAGGAAGAGAAGctgaaattattatcagCCAAAGCTAGAGAGCATGCTAATTTAACTAGGAACTCACGCTACGAAGGCAGTAGCAATGATTCAAAGGAGTTAGAAGCTGAAAGAGCAAGAACTCTTATTAGGAAGGCTAAAACTCAAGATATAGAAAAGGATATACGAACCAGTAAAATGAGTACTTCAGAAAAATTGAGGAAATTAGCATATTCACAGAAAAGAGATATCTCAGAAAAGGTTATTCTTGAAGCAGCAAAAGCTACTAAAGTTGAGCAAGTTTCATATGACTCGAGACTTTTTTCTAAAGGTGCAAATGCCCATTCTAAAAGGTCTGAAGATCAAGTATATGACAATCCTCTATTTGCAGAGCAAGATATTGGCAGTCTGTATAGACCAAATTTGAATGAATTAGATAAACAAATCCAGGATGAAGATATGTTAAATAGGATAAAGTCGACTAAAACCTTCGACGCAGCCTCAACAAATTCAGGTCCAATCGAATTTACTGAAGCTGAGAATGCTGGTAATAAGTCTAAGacaaaagataattttgGAATACAGGAAAAGAGAAAAGAGTAG
- the GIP4 gene encoding protein phosphatase regulator GIP4 (similar to Saccharomyces cerevisiae GIP4 (YAL031C); ancestral locus Anc_7.61), with protein MFAKAAASASAGQKFKEAITFDAYDSKIIQYQFALNKLSKAEKVLNDLEKNLKVNPQQLIIPLVNYILPLFEGPIFNINPRLRKRYMLLSEGKQCKTQEIPLVRSSASISYEVVFPDICDVAESFKENMYNYDQQQKALQALKLIIANAIQFYNSKLSLTKAERARKKVSTTLRKVNTLDLRPVDDLINPQEISLCLDFAVLIKDRENDTSLETFHKLQSQVLTKFILCIKDKLFVPLKKYYKALLTFSSNRNPIADPQNQLPYWEQSIHRIYAFLFRILNIQYMLVSMTRQLYIPNREYLNNKLTLLQSENVHDFETLLLKIQDICTLAGELFIDALIRSLEYYSESSSTFQVQQSVVIESFQINVSKSYLKLKDNIEILLEFSKMCQYIQNHESIIPNLKNLDDEKLTKMLDERRAVDKLASVEQKQKIEREKQKIKQEILAKTTTTGRRTISKRTSTYIPTSNSSRGTPASVMSPNLRSPIVSPQISRTNSRSNSSSRMESPNLSRGSVGEQRNNSTASRLKIALDKSNKPTSRKRSSSLQSAFTKAEPQKGMSPLPSRSNSLQVGSKVNQKVVQESATHLVRRVNTIKNSNSYDNPKASHSKLKPVPNHIELKKKPLQSHKTANKKVDNTVATLIEEEDMPLNNLEKKIPTSERTITNNKNLKVNGTLPNKNIHDETLKDDSVNKKIDKEEEDIEATDEIGEITHQLKKVRFTGVPPMPATENSKPKKQGWYKKPEVLHYPPPAVRMMHGKRYIRNQEGLAFKTSLREMNTDELARFEVETPKESTRSRITSKLFDKLR; from the coding sequence ATGTTTGCGAAGGCTGCTGCAAGTGCTTCAGCTGgtcaaaaatttaaagagGCTATTACTTTCGATGCATATGACTCCAAAATTATACAATACCAATTTGCATTGAACAAATTGAGTAAAGCAGAGAAGGTATTGAATGAtcttgaaaaaaatttaaaagtaaACCCACAACAATTGATTATTCCTCTAGTAAATTACatattaccattatttgaaggaccaatatttaatatcaatcCCAGATTAAGGAAAAGATATATGTTATTATCTGAAGGAAAACAATGCAAAACCCAAGAAATTCCGCTGGTTAGATCAAGTGCTTCTATCAGTTATGAAGTAGTATTCCCTGATATATGTGACGTTGCTGAatcttttaaagaaaatatgtACAATTATGACCAACAACAGAAAGCATTGCAGGCATTAAAGTTGATAATTGCAAATGCAATTCAATTTTACAACAGTAAGTTAAGTTTAACTAAAGCAGAAAGAGCAAGAAAGAAAGTTTCCACGACACTTCGAAAGGTGAATACACTAGATCTTCGGCCGGTCGACGATTTAATAAACCCCCAAGAGATCAGTCTTTGTCTTGATTTTGCTGTCCTTATAAAAGATAGAGAAAATGACACATCATTAGAAACTTTCCACAAACTTCAATCTCAAGTTTTAACTAAGTTTATTTTGTGCataaaagataaattatttgttcctcttaaaaaatattacaaagCTTTACTTACATTTTCCTCAAATAGAAATCCTATTGCAGATCCACAGAATCAATTGCCATATTGGGAGCAATCAATCCATAGGATATATGCGTTTCTCTTTAGGATACTGAACATCCAATATATGCTTGTTAGTATGACAAGGCAACTATATATACCAAATAGAGAATATctcaataataaattaacattATTACAATCAGAAAATGTACATGATTTTGAGACGTTgctattaaaaattcaagatATTTGTACTTTGGCAGGTGAACTCTTTATAGATGCACTCATAAGAAGTTTGGAATACTATTCAGAATCGAGTTCAACCTTTCAAGTACAGCAGAGCGTTGTTATAGAGTCATTTCAGATcaatgtttcaaaatcataTCTTAAATTGAAAGATAATATCGAAATCTTATTAGAATTTTCAAAGATGTGTCAATACATTCAAAACCATGAGTCTATTATTCCTAATctaaaaaatttagatgatGAGAAACTAACAAAGATGTTAGATGAGAGAAGAGCTGTAGATAAATTGGCAAGTGTTGAGCAAAAGCAAAAAATTGAGCGGGAGAAACAGAAAATTAAACAAGAAATTTTAGCCAAAACTACGACGACTGGGAGAAGAACTATAAGCAAAAGGACATCGACATATATACCGACATCTAATTCATCTAGAGGCACACCAGCTAGTGTCATGTCTCCAAATTTGCGATCTCCTATAGTATCTCCTCAAATATCTAGAACTAATTCTAGAAGCAATTCAAGTTCAAGAATGGAGTCGCCAAATCTATCTCGTGGAAGTGTCGGAGAACAAAGAAATAACTCAACTGCTTCACGCTTAAAGATCGCTTTAGATAAATCCAATAAACCTACTTCGAGGAAGAGGTCGTCTTCTTTACAGTCAGCATTCACTAAAGCTGAACCACAGAAAGGGATGTCTCCATTACCTTCACGTTCAAATTCTTTACAGGTAGGTTCAAAGGTAAACCAAAAAGTTGTACAAGAATCTGCAACCCACCTGGTTAGGAGAGTGAATACGATTAAAAACAGCAACAGTTACGATAATCCAAAAGCTTCACATTCAAAATTGAAGCCAGTACCAAATCatattgaattaaaaaagaaaccaCTTCAATCGCATAAAACAGCTAATAAAAAAGTGGACAATACGGTAGCAACACTaatagaagaagaagacatgccattgaataatttagaGAAAAAAATACCCACATCAGAAAGGACTATTACAAATAACAAAAACTTGAAAGTTAATGGAACGCTTCCAAATAAGAATATTCATGACGAAACTTTAAAGGACGATTCTGTAAATaagaaaattgataaagaagaagaggatATTGAGGCTACTGATGAAATTGGAGAAATTACACACCAGTTAAAAAAGGTAAGATTCACTGGTGTTCCTCCAATGCCCGCTACGGAAAACTCCAAACCAAAGAAACAAGGTTGGTACAAGAAACCAGAAGTTTTACATTATCCTCCTCCGGCAGTGAGAATGATGCACGGAAAGAGATATATTCGAAATCAAGAAGGTCTTGCATTTAAAACTAGTCTAAGAGAAATGAATACAGACGAATTAGCTAGATTTGAGGTGGAAACTCCTAAAGAATCGACGAGGTCACGGATAACTTCGAAACTATTTGACAAATTGAggtaa
- the TEA1 gene encoding Tea1p (similar to Saccharomyces cerevisiae TEA1 (YOR337W); ancestral locus Anc_7.56), with translation MSESPLPTEEQVELALLEPVPIENKYGDQTSVKKEVTAELKKNDGKRRLACSNCRKRRKKCDVEYPCGGCSRLGLECNINEEDLRKTRHSSSHVKTLEAHISNLEKDIQRMVSIFSSNASEFDHNLMPTDIIIKYFPLTKSSSTSMSNSSDVANIAKAKESISVGSSTTDITRTVKLEETDPILRSKSDTEIVEKTSLDQTYHNVRKKKALVKGSLYPEGPVSYKPKIKSTNLTISFLVSEKNSSANSPNIDIGTQEHHSNSSLFNGLSDSNSATVAMKELKKNRITDLKTMIIDRAMHQNLNLMKNDPSILKSLSNFYKWLYPGHFIFVHRESFLYGFFMEDNDDYGESYYCSKELVYAMCAIGSRLSKKLEHKSEYYYEQCKTSLLKAVFDEHSVAKITTVQALFCLAFYELGKGNNQLAWYFSGLAVRVGYDMGFQLDPEGWYSDDTSQPLTRSELEIRSRIYWGCYIADHFICLMLGRTSTLNVSNSTIPESDELPEVTGTEEFRFEGKHVLQISLPLKNLIVLSRIVEVYTSKIFIETEETDQKVQYLAIFNSQVANWRESLPSFLNWSKSSLNDIEVSTDPTLSHFWYYYYIVVLNFNKPFIEDCDAAKTVIMDIIDDLKTLFNNFYSMFHTFRKITLYQLNACLLAIKCLKKFQELAKEQVEFKTWDWDEELKFFSNIFYKEMSLAFDLPKRLEDDTNFEIEQEKLALTQVNNNSHTYDFSLSNEIDDYIKELFDVNEEFRDPNINFTVS, from the coding sequence ATGTCTGAAAGTCCATTACCAACTGAGGAACAGGTTGAGTTGGCTTTGCTTGAGCCTGTACCTattgaaaacaaatatGGTGATCAAACTTCTGTCAAAAAAGAAGTTACTGCtgaattgaagaaaaatgaCGGCAAGAGACGGTTGGCATGTTCGAATTGTAGGAAGAGACGGAAGAAGTGTGACGTGGAATACCCATGTGGTGGGTGTTCCAGATTAGGATTAGAatgtaatattaatgaGGAAGATTTGAGGAAGACAAGACACTCTTCATCCCATGTAAAGACATTGGAGGCGCATATTTCTAATCTAGAGAAGGATATTCAAAGAATGGTTAGTATTTTTTCATCCAATGCATCTGAATTTGATCATAATTTGATGCCTActgatataataataaaatattttccaCTGACAAAGAGTTCTTCTACTTCAATGAGTAATAGCAGTGATGTCGCTAACATTGCAAAAGCAAAAGAAAGTATAAGCGTTGGCTCTAGCACGACAGATATCACAAGAACTGTGAAACTGGAAGAAACTGATCCAATTCTTAGATCTAAAAGTGACACTGAAATTGTCGAAAAAACATCACTTGATCAAACTTATCACAATGTTAGGAAAAAGAAGGCCTTGGTGAAAGGTAGTCTTTACCCTGAAGGCCCTGTGAGTTATAAACCAAAAATCAAATCTACTAATCTtacaatatcatttttggTGTCCGAGAAGAACTCTTCGGCGAATAGTCCCAATATAGACATTGGAACACAAGAGCATCATAGTAATAGTTCGCTTTTCAATGGCCTAAGCGATTCTAATAGTGCAACAGTAGCCAtgaaagaattgaaaaagaatcGTATAACTGATTTGAAAACTATGATTATCGATAGAGCAATGCATCAAAATCTAAacttaatgaaaaatgatcCAAGcattttgaaatcattatctaatttttataaatggCTATATCCTGGCCATTTTATATTCGTGCATAGAGAAAGTTTTCTGTATGGGTTCTTCATGGAAGATAATGATGACTATGGAGAATCATACTATTGTTCCAAAGAATTAGTATATGCAATGTGTGCTATTGGTTCAAGATTATCAAAGAAATTAGAGCATAAATCCGAATACTATTACGAGCAATGTAAAACGTCACTGCTAAAAGCAGTCTTTGATGAACATAGCGTAGCCAAAATCACCACTGTTCAAGCTTTATTCTGCCTTGCATTTTACGAGCTAGGAAAAGGTAATAATCAACTTGCCTGGTACTTTTCAGGCCTAGCCGTTAGAGTTGGCTATGACATGGGGTTTCAACTGGATCCTGAAGGTTGGTACTCTGACGACACTAGCCAACCATTGACTAGAAGTGAGCTCGAAATTAGATCTAGAATTTATTGGGGCTGTTACATTGCGGatcattttatttgtttaatGCTCGGAAGAACATCTACGTTGAATGTGAGTAACTCCACGATCCCCGAATCTGACGAACTGCCGGAAGTGACAGGTACAGAAGAGTTTAGATTTGAAGGTAAACATGTGTTACAAATTTCCCTTCcattgaagaatttaattgttttatcaaGAATCGTTGAAGTGTATACTTCTAAAATCTTTATCGAAACCGAAGAGACCGATCAAAAAGTGCAATATTTGGCTATCTTCAATTCCCAAGTAGCTAACTGGAGAGAGTCCTTACCGTCATTCCTGAACTGGTCGAAATCGTCACTCAATGACATTGAGGTCTCAACAGACCCTACGCTATCCCATTTCTGGTATTATTACTATATTGTTGTACTGAACTTCAATAAGCCATTCATCGAGGATTGCGACGCGGCGAAAACCGTGATAATGGATATCATAGATGACCTGAAGACATTATTCAATAACTTCTACTCGATGTTCCACACCTTCCGCAAAATCACGCTGTACCAACTGAATGCGTGCCTATTAGCGATCAAGTGCCTGAAGAAGTTCCAAGAACTAGCTAAAGAGCAAGTGGAATTCAAAACATGGGACTGGGATGAAGAGTTGAAGTTCTTCAGCAACATCTTCTATAAAGAAATGTCACTAGCGTTCGACTTACCGAAGCGACTGGAAGATGACACGAATTTCGAGATTGAGCAAGAAAAGCTAGCATTGACCCAAGTCAACAATAACAGCCACACATATGACTTCTCACTGAGCAACGAGATCGACGACTACATCAAAGAACTGTTTGATGTCAACGAAGAGTTCAGAGACCCGAATATCAATTTCACAGTCAGCTAG
- the TPHA0N00450 gene encoding uncharacterized protein (similar to Saccharomyces cerevisiae ALA1 (YOR335C); ancestral locus Anc_7.58) translates to MSSQTELQHKWSAANVRETFFNYFKSLDHRYVASSSVIPFDDRSLLFTNAGMNQYKPIFLGNVDPHSKFYSLKSAYNSQKCIRAGGKHNDLEDVGKDSYHHTFFEMLGNWSFGDYFKKEAIAYSWTLLTKVYMIPVDRLYVTYFEGDPKLNLEPDLETRDLWLSVGVLESHIIPGATKDNFWEMGEQGPCGPCSEIHYDRIGGRNAAHLVNKDDPDVLEVWNLVFMQFNRESNGKLMALPSKHIDTGMGFERLVSILQNVRSNYDTDIFKPIFEKIREITKVREYNGKFGPNDENGIDTAYRVIADHARTLVVALADGGIPNNEGAGYVLRRIQRRGIRYVHKYMNYPIETFFSQLAPTIIEQFKDVFPEVAKNPEHIYAILNEEEKAFAKTLDRGEKLFTQYALKAQESSDRMLNGTDVWRLYDTFGFPLDLTQLMASELQLNIDRTGFEKAKLQSYEASKRRKDNKEADQMKLNIHDISKLNDENILKTDDSFKYGSSDISGNILRLFNGTSFVDKIEKADTVYGVILDKTCFYAEQGGQIYDTGSITLDNKNTSFTVQNVQVYNGYVLHSGILNEGSLEVGDKVTLSYNELRRNAIKANHTATHVLNYALRSVLGNEVEQRGSLVSAEKLRFDFSNRKALSLDNIMKIEEICNGIIQREDDVYFKNISLEKAKQINSIRTVPGEDYPDPVRVVSVGQAIETLTSDSDGLTLPNPVELCGGTHVSNTLFIGKLILTEETSIAKGIRRISAVTGEAAVTAERSAIEFRDTLEYISKIKSFTEKQQKLKEAGVLVNKLEIGIVSKHKLKDQWELMNKEVKHALKLEAKKHYEEAKSIVEDYFKNNESATYLVTHIAMQASMKIVSELLNLFNNRKVDRSLFIIMGDAEKVVYGCYISESAKTKGVSGEILINKCNDLLKGKGGGRGNLYQGQGNTIGQAQKAVSSLNEIFQEGLMSK, encoded by the coding sequence ATGTCATCCCAAACCGAATTGCAGCACAAGTGGTCTGCTGCAAATGTTAGAGAAACGTTTTTCAACTACTTCAAATCGTTAGATCATAGGTATGTAGCCTCTTCGTCGGTTATCCCATTTGATGATCGATCGTTGTTATTCACTAATGCAGGTATGAACCAATATAAACCTATATTTCTAGGTAATGTGGATCCACATTCCAAATTCTACAGTTTGAAGAGTGCATATAATTCTCAAAAGTGTATCAGAGCTGGTGGTAAGCATAATGATCTCGAGGATGTCGGAAAAGACTCCTACCACCATACGTTTTTTGAGATGTTAGGCAATTGGTCCTTTGGtgattatttcaaaaaggAAGCGATTGCATACTCGTGGACGTTACTCACAAAAGTGTACATGATCCCAGTCGATCGACTATACGTGACATACTTTGAAGGTGAtccaaaattaaatttagagCCAGATCTTGAAACAAGAGACTTGTGGCTGTCGGTCGGTGTCCTTGAATCTCATATCATACCGGGAGCTActaaagataatttttgGGAGATGGGTGAACAAGGCCCTTGTGGTCCTTGCTCCGAGATTCACTACGATAGAATAGGTGGAAGAAATGCAGCTCACCTAGTTAATAAGGATGATCCAGATGTTCTGGAAGTATGGAATCTGGTCTTCATGCAATTTAATAGAGAATCCAATGGCAAACTTATGGCATTACCATCAAAGCACATTGATACAGGGATGGGTTTCGAAAGGTTAGTGTCGATATTGCAAAATGTGAGATCAAATTACGATACAGATATCTTCAAGCCCATCTTTGAGAAAATAAGagaaattacaaaagtCAGAGAATACAATGGGAAATTTGGACCAAATGACGAAAATGGTATAGATACGGCATATAGAGTGATTGCCGATCATGCTAGAACTTTGGTCGTTGCACTTGCGGATGGCGGTATCCCAAATAATGAGGGTGCTGGGTATGTATTGAGAAGAATTCAACGAAGAGGTATTCGTTATGTCCACaaatatatgaattatccaattgaaacatttttttcacAACTGGCTCCAACCATCATCGAACAGTTTAAAGACGTTTTCCCTGAAGTAGCGAAGAACCCTGAACATATTTATgcaatattaaatgaagagGAAAAGGCATTCGCAAAAACATTGGACCGTGgagaaaaattattcacCCAATATGCTTTAAAGGCCCAGGAATCAAGTGACAGAATGCTAAATGGTACAGATGTGTGGAGGTTATATGATACTTTTGGATTCCCTTTGGATTTGACACAACTTATGGCCTCTGAATTGCAGCTAAATATTGATAGGACCGGATTTGAGAAAGCTAAACTACAATCGTATGAAGCTTCgaagagaagaaaagaCAATAAGGAAGCTGACCAAATGAAACTAAATATTCATGACATCTCGAAACTAAATGATGAAAACATATTAAAAACTGATGATTCCTTCAAGTATGGAAGTTCTGATATCTCCGGTAACATTTTGAGATTGTTTAATGGTACTAGCTTTGTGGACAAAATTGAGAAAGCTGACACAGTATATGGGGTTATCTTAGATAAAACATGTTTTTATGCTGAGCAAGGTGGTCAAATTTATGATACAGGATCAATAACTTtggataataaaaatacaagCTTTACTGTGCAAAATGTGCAGGTATACAATGGTTACGTCCTACATTCTggtatattaaatgaaggTTCATTGGAAGTTGGAGACAAAGTAACGCTTTCTTATAATGAATTACGCCGTAATGCTATCAAGGCGAATCATACTGCTACACATGTGTTAAACTATGCTTTAAGATCAGTATTGGGGAATGAAGTAGAGCAACGAGGTTCTTTGGTCAGTGCAGAGAAACTAAGATTTGACTTCTCTAATAGGAAGGCTTTATCGCTGGATAACATTAtgaaaattgaagaaatatgTAATGGAATAATACAGAGGGAAGATGAtgtttatttcaaaaacatcTCATTAGAAAAGGctaaacaaataaattctATTAGAACTGTACCTGGAGAGGATTATCCAGATCCTGTTCGGGTCGTATCTGTTGGCCAGGCTATCGAAACTTTAACATCTGACTCTGATGGTCTAACTTTACCAAATCCAGTAGAACTTTGTGGAGGGACCCATGTTTCTAATACGCTCTTTATTGGGAAACTGATTTTAACTGAAGAAACCAGTATTGCAAAAGGAATCAGACGTATTTCAGCTGTCACTGGAGAAGCAGCAGTAACAGCTGAGAGATCTGCTATTGAGTTTAGAGATACATTGGAATATATTAGCAAAATAAAGTCGTTTACTGAAAAGCAACAGAAACTAAAAGAAGCAGGTGTTCTAGTAAACAAATTAGAAATAGGGATAGTAAGTAAGCATAAATTGAAAGATCAATGGGAATTAATGAACAAAGAAGTGAAGCATGCCTTGAAGTTAGAGGCCAAAAAACATTATGAAGAGGCGAAATCAATAGTAGAGGACTACTTCAAAAATAACGAGTCAGCAACATACTTGGTTACACATATTGCTATGCAAGCATCAATGAAAATCGTAAGTGAATTACTCAACCTCTTCAATAATCGGAAAGTCGATAGATcattattcattattatgGGTGATGCAGAGAAAGTCGTATACGGGTGTTACATAAGTGAAAGCGCTAAAACGAAAGGTGTTTCAGGtgaaatattgattaataaatgcaatgatttattaaaaggTAAAGGTGGAGGCAGAGGAAATTTATATCAAGGTCAAGGTAACACTATTGGCCAGGCTCAAAAAGCCGTCTCTTCATTAAACgaaatatttcaagaaGGATTGATGagtaaataa